A DNA window from Syngnathus typhle isolate RoL2023-S1 ecotype Sweden linkage group LG2, RoL_Styp_1.0, whole genome shotgun sequence contains the following coding sequences:
- the itchb gene encoding itchy E3 ubiquitin protein ligase b, which translates to MASEVPKAGSSNGYPMKAQLQITVISAKLKENKKNWFGPSPYVEVTVDGQSKKTEKCNNTHSPKWKQPLTVIVTPFSKLVFRVWSHQTLKSDILLGMAKLDISATLKSNNMKISEVVQTIQLCTDRDQTDVVGDLSVCLDGMTVDPEMFAKAEVAHQNLSNGESRSNGEHTPRHSRDSSPALDSIDHRSSPRGRRSGTTSGSPLVSTGSVRPLRPPRPSRPPPPTPCRPTSSPASSSNSSTPAESSNGPSGSETPVRAAVPEPSATPDCSPSINSNRNTPTVASTSGPPATRQPMSTIGTGASSRVPAANSGPLPPGWEQRIDQHGRLYFVDHVEKKTTWERPDPLPPGWERRVDQMGRVYFVDHITRTTTWQRPTVETVRSYEQWQHQRSQLQGAMQQFNQRFIIGGQDQGTASQNKEYDPLGPLPNGWEKRTDSNGRVYFVHHPTRSTQWEDPRSQGLLNDKPLPEGWEMRFTVDGIPYFVDHNRRTTTYIDPRTGKSSLENGPQITYVRDFKAKVQYFRFWCQQLAMPQHIKINVSRKTLFEDSFQQIMSFNAQDLRRRLWIIFPGEEGLDYGGVAREWFFLLSHEVLNPMYCLFEYAGKENYGLQINPASSINPDHLKYFKFIGRFIAMALFHSKFIDTGFSLPFYKRILNKPLALKDLESVDPEFYNSLIWIKDNDIEECGLEMFFCVDKEILGEITTHDLKPEGGEIQVTEENKEEYIRLVAEWRLSRGVEEQTQAFFEGFNEVLPQQYLQYFDAKELEVMLCGMQEIDLADWQRNTIYRHYARGSKQIMWFWQFIKEMDNEKRMRLLQFVTGTCRLPVGGFADLMGSNGPQKFCIEKVGKENWLPRSHTCFNRLDLPPYKSYEQLKEKMMFAIEETEGFGQE; encoded by the exons ATGGCAAGTGAAGTCCCCAAGGCAGGCAGTTCCAATGGTTACCCAATGAAGGCACAGCTGCAAATTACTG TGATATCAGCaaaactgaaagaaaacaagaagaaCTGGTTTGGTCCCAGTCCTTATGTGGAAGTTACTGTTGATGGCCAGTCCAAGAAAACCGAAAAATGCAACAACACTCACAGTCCCAAATGGAAGCAGCCACTCACGGT gATTGTGACTCCCTTCAGCAAACTGGTGTTCCGAGTGTGGAGCCACCAAACCCTGAAGTCCGACATCCTGCTTGGTATGGCCAAGTTGGACATTAGTGCCACACTCAAATCTAACAACATGAAAA TCTCTGAGGTGGTGCAGACCATACAGCTGTGTACAGACCGAGACCAGACGGACGTAGTGGGAGACCTTTCTGTCTGCCTGGACGGAATGACAGTTGACCCTGAAATGTTTGCCAAGGCTGAAGTCGCCCACCAGA ATCTATCAAATGGAGAATCCCGTTCTAATGGAGAACATACCCCAAG ACACAGCCGAGATAGTTCCCCTGCTTTGGACAGCATAGACCACCGCTCATCTCCCCGGGGTCGACGGTCAGGGACCACCTCGGGTTCTCCTCTGGTCTCGACAGGAAGCGTGCGGCCTTTGCGACCACCCAGACCCTCCAGACCTCCACCTCCAACCCCGTGCAGACCCACCTCTTCTCCAG CGTCCTCCAGCAATAGCTCTACACCGGCAGAAAGCAGCAATGGTCCGTCGGGTTCAGAGACACCTGTGCGTGCTGCTGTCCCAGAGCCCTCAGCAACCCCAGACTGCAGTCCTTCGATAAATTCGAACAGGAACACTCCAACTGTAGCATCTACCTCTGGACCCCCAGCAACAAGACAGCCAATGAGCACCATTGGCACTGGTGCCTCATCCAGAGTCCCTGCAGCCAACTCTGGACCTTTGCCTCCTGG GTGGGAGCAGAGGATAGATCAACACGGCAGGTTGTATTTTGTTGACCAtgtagaaaagaaaacaacatgggAGCGCCCTGATCCCTTACCCCCAGG CTGGGAACGTCGTGTTGATCAGATGGGCCGCGTTTACTTTGTCGACCACATTACACGGACCACCACGTGGCAGCGTCCCACAGTGGAGACTGTGCGCAGTTATGAACAGTGGCAGCACCAGCGCAGCCAGCTGCAAGGAGCCATGCAACAGTTCAACCAGAGGTTTATAATTGGG GGACAGGACCAAGGGACAGCCTCCCAAAATAAGGAGTATGATCCTCTTGGACCTCTGCCAAATGGATGGG AGAAGAGAACCGACAGCAATGGAAGAGTGTATTTTGTGCATCATCCTACACGGTCAACTCAGTGGGAAGACCCACGGTCACAAGG GTTGTTGAATGACAAGCCACTTCCAGAAGGATGGGAGATGAGGTTTACGGTCGATGGCATTCCCTATTTTGTAGACCACAACAGGAGAACTACCACCTACATTGACCCCCGCACCGGAAAATCCTCACT TGAAAATGGACCTCAGATCACCTACGTCAGAGACTTCAAAGCCAAAGTACAATACTTCAGATTTTGGTGCCAG CAATTGGCCATGCCTCAACACATCAAGATCAATGTGTCACGGAAAACTCTGTTTGAGGACTCCTTCCAGCAG ATAATGAGCTTCAACGCTCAGGATTTGCGAAGAAGACTTTGGATTATCTTCCCTGGAGAAGAAGGCCTGGACTACGGAGGTGTTGCCAG GGAATGGTTTTTCCTGTTGTCCCATGAAGTATTGAACCCCATGTACTGCCTTTTTGAATATGCTGGAAAAGAAAACTACGGTCTTCAGATCAACCCCGCCTCTTCCATAAATCCTGACCACCTTAAGTATTTCAAGTTCATTGGCCGCTTCATTGCCATG GCACTTTTCCACAGCAAATTCATAGACACGGGTTTCTCACTGCCGTTTTACAAGCGTATCTTGAACAAACCTTTGGCCCTCAAAGACCTCGAGTCAGTCGACCCAGAGTTCTACAACTCCCTCATTTGGATCAA GGACAACGACATCGAAGAGTGCGGCCTGGAAATGTTCTTTTGTGTTGACAAGGAAATCCTAGGGGAAATCACCACGCATGACCTGAAACCTGAGGGAGGGGAGATCCAAGTAACAGAGGAGAACAAGGAGGAGTACATCAG GCTGGTAGCAGAGTGGAGGCTGTCTCGAGGAGTGGAAGAGCAGACCCAGGCATTTTTTGAAGGCTTCAACGAGGTCCTCCCACAGCAGTACCTGCAGTATTTTGATGCAAAAGAGCTGGAA GTGATGCTTTGTGGCATGCAGGAGATTGACCTTGCAGACTGGCAAAGAAATACCATCTACAGACACTATGCCCGTGGCAGCAAGCAGATCATGTGGTTCTGGCAG TTCATAAAAGAGATGGACAATGAGAAGAGGATGAGGCTGCTTCAGTTTGTCACTGGTACCTGTCGTCTTCCTGTCGGAGGATTTGCCGACCTCATGG GAAGCAACGGTCCCCAGAAATTCTGTATTGAGAAGGTGGGAAAGGAAAACTGGCTTCCCAGAAGTCACACATG